AAACCAGGAATCACTTCTATAGTGTTAAAAACGGGTTCCCTACCTACGGATATACAGCCAGCGGATTATCAGTGAACCTGCAATACGATACACGTGACCAACCATTTCGTGCTTATAAAGGAGTTTATATCAATCTGTCGCTCAGATCAAATAGAAAATGGCTGGGCAGCGACGAGAGTGCCACACAATTAAAAACAGAATTGAGAAAATACTGGTCACTTTCCAAAAAGAATCCTGAGCACGTTCTTGCCTTCTGGTTATGGGGCTCATATCTGTTAAAAGGAAAAATCCCCTATTTAGAATTACCCGGAACAGGAAGCGACACTTATCAGCGTCTTGGCCGGGGTTATACCATCGCCCGCTTCAAAGGGCCCTCTTATTTTTACAATGAACTGGAATACAGATTCCCCATTACAGCGAATAAATTAATTAGCGGAGTTACCTTCTTCAACATGCAAACCGCGAACAATCAGTTTCGCACACGCTTACTTGAATATTGGGAAGCAGGCGGAGGGGCCGGATTACGCATCTTGTTCAATAAACACACCAGAACTAACCTGTGCCTTGATTATGGCTTTGGTAATGGATCAAACGGCGTCTTTGTAGGCATTAACGAAGCCTTCTAGAATTCAAACTGAACCTTAGCCCTTAACCCATATTTAGAAATACCAGGATTATCTAAATAATTGAATCTTCTCACTAAATCAAGGCGGACCACTTTAAAAATATTCCCAATCCCTATACTCCCCTCTATGTAAGGCAGTTTGCCGAGCGAATAAGTAGTTTTGACCCCATCACCATTCACAGGAAATTGTAATAAAGAAGCATCCTGATTCGGATCATTCTCTTTTCTCAAACCACCATATAACCCCTTGAAAGTAATATACTCCCTTAATTTCAGTTTCTTAAGCAACGGTATTCTATTTAATATCAATCCATTGAAATTATGATCAATATTCAAACTCACATAATGATCACTTACAAATTCCATGAAATTCATCAGGTTATAAGCGTAGATCTGGTAAGAATAACTTTGATTTGCCCTATGGATATCCAATAATGGAAAAGGAACCTTACCCGCAATATAACCACCCTCTAACCGTACATCTGAACGTCCGAACTGTGACAAATAGAAACGCTTATCAATACTACCCATAATGTTATGATAATTGTACTGTCCCCCAAATAACCCCTTTATTCCTCTTGAATAATTCAGGTTAAAAACCGGGTATTTTTCGATGATCCGTTCACGGAAAGTTTTACCCTGATAGAACTTCTCAAAAGGCGCATAACGAAGATCCAGACTTAATTCAGAACTGATTACCTGATCAGTCAGCACCGCTTTATTATCCATATAATTAGCGAAAATCAGCGATCCCGCAGGAGTCTGTGCCCATTTCTTAAAGCCCAGGTTAAAAGAA
The sequence above is drawn from the Pedobacter cryoconitis genome and encodes:
- a CDS encoding BamA/TamA family outer membrane protein; the encoded protein is MSFSCAVFAQEKPPLKDTVAQQDVNDIFRILFKKNSKPDTTFKKTSSLAILPSIGYTPSTGFMFGADVSVTKIFGNPKTTTISIFDAFGAVSTNQLALIQLKHNVYSEANQWYLDGSWEFGKTVVLDHGIGTGKDDPGISPIRYTYAKLYENIYHKIFDNFYAGAGFAFNYYTNIDDERENSANSKTRNHFYSVKNGFPTYGYTASGLSVNLQYDTRDQPFRAYKGVYINLSLRSNRKWLGSDESATQLKTELRKYWSLSKKNPEHVLAFWLWGSYLLKGKIPYLELPGTGSDTYQRLGRGYTIARFKGPSYFYNELEYRFPITANKLISGVTFFNMQTANNQFRTRLLEYWEAGGGAGLRILFNKHTRTNLCLDYGFGNGSNGVFVGINEAF